Below is a genomic region from Castanea sativa cultivar Marrone di Chiusa Pesio chromosome 2, ASM4071231v1.
TTTAAAGTGACCAAAATGTGCCACATCTTACCCATAGGGATATCGGGTCGGGAGAATCTCCCCTTCGCCCCTCACTTTCAGGCCAACCGGTTTTAGGTCGTGCCCAATGTATAAAGCTCCCACTTTTGCGGGGTCTGAGAGAAGTGATTGGTAGGCAGCCTtactccttttatttttcttttgggagAGACTGATTCCTAGACTCGAATTTGTGACTTGTGCTTTTGGCGAAAGGTACTTGCCATTGAACCAAGACCTGATCTCTAGGGCCTaccttattttattaaaaaaaaaaagtgtcacaTCATACATTGCAGAAGAACCATATGTAAGATAATTGCTCATTTAATGGTTATATTAATGGATGTTATGTATGAGCTGAGAGGCCATGCAAAATGGATGTAGTGCCAAGCATACATAATTTCTATAAGTTTTGTGTAAGATCTTAAACTTTGGTTGGAATTTGAATGTGATTAGACTTTTAGAATAGTACTAGAAACTGACTTCAAATTAAGCATGTTCACCAGAAACTTGCTTCTGTTAATATAAGTGTAGATATTTTCTTTTGGCTCGTTATTGAATGGTAAAAGATGATCTATAAACCAACAGAAGGAAAAGTAGCAATATGTATTTTCTGGCGGTTGAAAATTTGAGGAGGTTACAATcttattttgatttgttttgttttggagaAATGAACTTTAAAGGTTAAGAATGAATTTACACATAAATGTTTTGGAGGAAGCATTTTGCAAATTTTAGGTGTGGTAAAagtaaaacttaatttttaatattaggtatcatctttattttttatacaaacaaTCTGTGATAATCTACATACTTTCACAAGTTCTAACTTCTAATGTGTTGAAGCAATTCAGATTGCCCAACTTTGGCAATGGAAGAAAGTGCAGACCCTGAGAACCAGCTGATGATTGAAGGAAATGTTCCAAAAACTATGCAAATTGATCCAAGAAGAGCTAGGTTCCCATACTGCATTGTGTGGACACCCCTTCCTATTATTTCATGGCTGATTCCTTTCATTGGTCACATTGGCATATGCAGAGAGGATGGAGTGATCTTGGACTTTGCAGGGCCCAATTTTGTGTGCGTGGACAATTTTGCATTTGGATCGGTAACCCGCTACCTTCAAATTAGCAAAGAAAAGGTTTGTACTGATTTAGTATCTGAATTAATGGTTTGGCTTGGCTCTTCTGCAGTCATTGTTTCTACAGTTGCTGCAATTACCAGTGTGGCACCTACTGGTAATATGGCCTGCCTAATGTTTTATGCACACCTTGTCATTGAACCAAAAAGAAAGCAAGCTACTTGTAAAATGCCTCTCCTTTCTTGGTGAAAGGACTGCCAGACCCCTTTTCACCTTTGATTTTGGTGAATTGGATTGGAAACTATGTTTACTGGCAACTTGCGACAATTGTAGAAACAGTTAGGAGCTGCTTTCCTTGTCAAGATGCTTATCAGTTAATTTTCAGATTATTCCTGGATTCATTTATGCTCTTTATAATTCTTGCAAGCAGTGTTGCATTTCTCCCTATCCTTCAGTATACAATAGTGAGGATGGATACATTCCGGATGAACCTGGACGAGAAGTATCGACATGGGATGATGCACTACGAAAGAGCACTCAGGAATTCCAACACCGATCTTACAACCTCTTAACTTGCAATTGCCACTCTTTTGTAGCAAACAACCTAAACAGGTTGGGCCTTCAATCAGGTGGGTGGAATGTGGTGAACCTTGCTGCTCTCATATTCCTCAAGGGTCGTTGGGTGAGCACAGGATCCATGGTGCGATCTGTCTTGCCATTCTTTATAGCATTTGCTCTTGGACTCGCATTTGGGGGTTTGACATTCCTAACTTACTGGGCCTTTTTCACGTGCTTTCTTGTTGGTTGGTTTCTTCTGGGTACTTACTGTTTTAAAGATTTGATCCAGTTGTAGAATTTCTGTTACTTGAATACTTGGATGTATAAAACTGCAGTTCAACAATGGTATTTTGATTCAGATACTTACATGTGCGGAATTACTAGGGAATATTTTCAGACAGCATGTCTTCTTTGTAAAATTCTTTTACCTTGGGTACACACTATTATTTTTGTGGAAAATTCAGTGTTCATCTCCTTTCCTTTCTGTAGCAAATCCCATGGATCAAGAGCTATACTTCCTCTCAATGGGATTATTTACCTCAGGCCATGCGCCTAATGCACAAGCGTGCGATAaggcttattattattattattattattattattatcttctgttgattgagatttgagagagaCAGAAAGTAAAGACAATGTTGACAATTAGGTAACTAGAAAGTTTGATGGGTTATGAAGACAAGGTTGCTATAGATCCACGTCAATGGGCCTTGCATTACAGGCAAACAATGTAGCATCTTTGTCTTTGATAAGATTTAAAGGAAGGGTgagtctcactctcacacaaCAAGGAAATGTCATACCCATCAActatgaaaattgttgtttaaacaccacaacatatatttttacacattttttcattcatactATTAAAAATTTCTTACCAACCAACGGACCAAAAGTGCAACGATCAACGGTCCAAACTGTTTGTTTGGAGGAACAATTGTCTGGACTCTGGACTCTGTAGCAGTACCACTCTTCGCTCGTGcctattttctttctctatatTCCTTTTCCAAACGTGCGACAAAGTACTGACCACAACTAGaatacttattttatatatatatatatatatatatttatatattctaaTCAATGCCCGCTCTTTGTAGAGCCCACCGATGCATGGCCCTAGACGAAAAAAGACAGCGTCTGACAAGTGACAAACGACAAAAGCCCACCTGATATAATAATgggcttttgtattttttgacaaaatgaacctttgtttctttgctttcaGACTAATCATGTGAAACAATTTGGCTATGTTTGGCTAACCATTTTTACGTATATCACTGTTGGACTTTACAATGGGTTTCAATTGGGCTGGTAAAGTGGACCaacagttatttttttttaacaataatacatgtatttttacatattttttcacttatacatatttttaaaaaatacaaacaatgttactagaacaatattaccaaacggCCTATAtcacctttctttttttggcaaaaTGACATAAACTTTAGGTCAAATGGCCTCAAAGTTCAAATTGCCCCCTtactcactcactctctctctctctctctctctctctctctctctctctatatatatatatatatatataatcctagTAATTAATCTATGTACATTAATGTACGTGCAATCTCTACCACACCATCTAAAcaattatcattattatcatGCATACATTATGTgttaaaagtaaaattgttAAGCTTTGTCACAAACCTACTAAATACTTTAAGACCTGCTCTCCCTCTCTCCATGTGTgtgttaaatatataaaattttaaaataaataaacctgaAGTACTAAATTTGGTATTTAGTCAAGAGTCTTAGCtacattacataaaaataaaaatcttgattATTACCATTAAACTAACTTCTATTCATAACATTCAAAGCATGgatacatcaattttttttttttttttcctctatagTTACTGCAGGGATATCTACTTGGACCCAATAAAGGGAAGAAAGTTTCAaagaattttgagaaaatttcatACCTTGTTCACTTTTTATGGCACgcacttttccttttttttttttttttagtacctACCTTGTTCATTCTTTGAATCTAAGTATATTTGAgagtcttctcaaaaaaaaaaaaaagtatatttgagagaaaaaaaaatgtatatttgacATAAAACTGTTTATTTTgacattaacatttttttgaaaataaatcattttttaaaaaagtatgttctaaaaaaatatatcattctatgTTTGATTTCGAccttaaaatgaattgaaaaattaccttttaacatattttatttagttttatatgagagctttgttttttttatatttagttttatatgagataaagttatttttcaaaacctttttgcaaaaaacaactttatctcatgCAAAACTAAATAAGGTCaaataagtaatattttttcttcaacttctttatttatatatatatatatatatatataaacaaaaacaagaaaataagaaaaattattttcaattttttacatAAAGTTTTCTATTGAAACAAAATGAACATTAATTTTCTGTCcagaatgtttttatttatttatatttttttcatgacTAAAAGGGTTTTTGAGACCAAAAAATTGTGGCCCAAATAGGCAGCAATGAGTGTGAAAAAATTAGACGATTTGGGTGGCTAATATTAGCTTGAGCACCTTCCTTTTATAATTTATACTCATTTATCCCACAATAAAAGCTTAACAGCTGGACTTCGTCCTTTACGTGGCTTGCATGAGAATCTCCGTGTGAGATGCGTGGTCCTCATATGGCAACATCGtaaatttattacaaaactGAGGTCTATATTTCCAAGGATCACTTAACTTAGTTTTGCTTATTTATAGGAAGCAataaaaaaacacccaaacagAGTAGACTCatttctttttgtgtgtttatCTGTTTGTTTTCCGAGAAAAtctttgagaaagagagagaaatggcaGCAGAGGAGGGACAAGTGATCGGTTGCCACACCGTCGAGGCCTGGAACGAGCAGCTCCAGAAGGGCAATGAAAACAAGAAACTGGTTTGtcacctttcttcttcttcttcttcttcttcttttttttcattttataattaattttatatttttgtttggtttatatattttttggatatgATTGTTGTTTGGTGTTTTGGGTGATTGGGGCTGCATTTATTTTGGATTCTGATTAATGGGtctggtttggtttggtttagtTTAGTTTGGTTTGTTCTTGTCTGATTTGATCAGCTTAATCTGGATTATTGCTGATGGCATTTGTGTTGGTAACTTGGTGTTGGTGGGTCCATTTATTTACATATTATATGGATTTATGGTGCTTATAGCAAGCTGGAGTCAGAAATCTTTGCTAAGGGTGGGGCgttattatcaaaatttttattttggttaaaggcttaacttttagtttttttttttttttgttcctaaatttttgaaaatgtaacgattttttttttaaagaactttTTTCAATAGCGTAagaatgaaaatattaaatattaaaaaaaattaggaatgaaatagaagaagatatttttaaattttaagggtAGAAAGTCTAAAGTTTTTTAGTACAATGatgaaaaaaactgtttttttatacttttttaataTTAGATCATGCAAATTTTAGCGACGAAACCAATATATTTGCCTTTTTTTGGagcacaaaatttaaatttttatttatagttgtATACAGAATAACACATTTGCAAAAATGTTGGGGACCTCAACGCCTAACTCTTCCATGGGTTTGGCATtattatattgaattttttttctatttaaaattaattttctaaaaatattgttaGTTGTCCTGTTGCAAAAGAAAGTGGGAAATTATcgtctcgagttttaaaaactcgagttcaaccttgaactcgagtttttaaaactcgagactCAAGAGGTAAAAGGTGAGGTGGAAAAATTCCAcgtaaaaatcaagttttagaaactcgagtttcacaatTTTTGCCTTTCacgtagaactcgagttttagataCTCGAGTTCTACCATTTTCCCTTTCGGCTTTGTCTTCTTccacttcttcctcttcctcacaTTTCTTCTCAGTTAGACTTTGTGCAGATCCAATCGGAGCTCCAATCGTTCAATCTGTTCTTCGTCTCTGTTCTTCGTTGTCAGATCGTTCCTCCTTCGTCGTCAAATCGTTCTTCCTATCGTCTGATCGTtctgggtttcttcttcttttcttcatcatcttccgttcctgggtttcttcttttcttcatcatcttcgtcttgggtttcttcttttcttcttcgttCCGTTCTTCCTAGGTTCGGGCTTCATCTTCTTCCTGGGTTCGGGCAACTAGGTTTCTCTCTTCTTCGTGTTCTACTAGGTTTCTCTCTGGGTTCTCTTTGGCGTTGGTTTGTTTGTAGAAATCGAGTCTACAAGACTCGACTTTGATTTGCTAGAACttgagtctttaagactcgagatctatgtggcattTTTTGGAATTTGCTGCCACGTCATCAAGACAAAACGAGGGTTTGggactcgagttttaaaatggaactcgagtttctaaaactcaagATACTATTTTGTTATTACGTTTCAGATGTGTGTTAACTTACTATATTGCCCTCTCTCACACTGCTATTCTGAAAATTGCCTCTTATTATATTAAGTAGAGCTTCAATAACATAGAGCTATAACTGAAAAGCTATTTAGCGTTTTGAGTATTTTTGAGCATTTTGCAAATAAAAGTGAAGTGCTTTAAAATTATGGATATATAAAGTAAGTGCAGCGAATGGTAGAGATTTCTCTTAAAGTTCTAAATTCTAGCTTTATTAATCTTAACAGCTTAAAGGTTCTTAAAGCGCTCTCTGATAGGACTTTTTGGACACACCTTACATGTGTTTGTGGTTTCTTTAAGATTGATCTTGATGCCTTGGTGAATTATGGCGGACACTGATTGGATAAAGTTTTTGGACTTTAGCTTTTACATTCTTTTTTTACCGCTTGatatatttgtttggttgagatttTTTCTTGCCAAGTCTCTTTTATGTCAATATATCTCAGGATATTTGCCATTAACATTTTTTGTGATAGTAGCAAAATTTATGAAGTCTCTTATTCTGTTTGGTTGGTTCTAAGAAAATGGTGAACTATTACTTTAATTTAAAgcttttttgtttcatttttcccCCATATTATCTGAGAG
It encodes:
- the LOC142626263 gene encoding protein RTE1-HOMOLOG — protein: MEESADPENQLMIEGNVPKTMQIDPRRARFPYCIVWTPLPIISWLIPFIGHIGICREDGVILDFAGPNFVCVDNFAFGSVTRYLQISKEKCCISPYPSVYNSEDGYIPDEPGREVSTWDDALRKSTQEFQHRSYNLLTCNCHSFVANNLNRLGLQSGGWNVVNLAALIFLKGRWVSTGSMVRSVLPFFIAFALGLAFGGLTFLTYWAFFTCFLVGWFLLGTYCFKDLIQL